One Clupea harengus chromosome 3, Ch_v2.0.2, whole genome shotgun sequence DNA window includes the following coding sequences:
- the LOC105892349 gene encoding aquaporin-9-like, whose protein sequence is MCVRGRALMLREHTQSESSLVWIPSATGVCQSDAKGDDFPSCTAFTGCTAFTSCTACTMTRQCKHGIFKEFLAEFLGTFVLVLFGCGAVAQTVLSRNTLGENLTIHIGFATGLTMGVYVSGGVSGGHLNPAVSLAMVLLGKLKFYKFPVYVLAQFLGAFAGAAAVFGLYYDAFMDFTSGILSVTGINATAHIFASYPGRHLSIINGIIDQVVGTGMLVLCILAITDGKNIGAPHGVEPLSVGLALLAISVSMGLNCGYPINPARDLGPRVFTFVAGWGMEVFSTANYWWWIPVAGPMGGGVAGALIYFLFVKMHHSHAEKPHEELEEEEEEEDEEEDDNSLKDKDQLFSQTVNERPFESDFDGVFSKNYDLYDNLADKC, encoded by the exons atgtgtgtgcgagggagGGCTTTAATgctgagggaacacacacagagtgaaagcAGTTTGGTGTGGATTCCATCAGCAACAGGAGTTTGCCAATCGGACGCCAAAGGAGACGACTTCCCCTCCTGCACCGCCTTCACCGGCTGTACTGCCTTCACCTCCTGTACCGCCTGCACCATGACCCGCCAGTGCAAGCATGGCATCTTCAAGGAGTTCCTGGCCGAGTTCCTGGGCACGTTTGTGCTCGTG ctGTTTGGCTGTGGAGCGGTGGCTCAGACGGTTCTAAGCAGGAACACACTGGGAGAGAACCTCACCATCCACATCGGCTTTGCCACTGGACTCACGATGGGCGTGTACGTGTCTGGAGGAGTATCAG GTGGGCACTTAAACCCAGCGGTGTCCCTGGCGATGGTTCTCCTGGGGAAGCTGAAGTTCTATAAGTTCCCTGTGTATGTTCTGGCCCAGTTCCTGGGAGCCTTTGCTGGAGCTGCAGCCGTCTTCGGCCTCTACTACG ATGCCTTCATGGATTTCACCAGTGGGATCCTGTCAGTGACAGGAATCAACGCCACTGCACACATCTTCGCCTCCTACCCAGGAAGACACCTTTCCATCATCAACGGAATCATCGATCAG gtggttgGGACAGGCATGCTGGTGTTGTGTATCCTGGCGATCACGGACGGGAAGAACATTGGTGCGCCTCATGGGGTGGAGCCTCTGTCGGTGGGCTTGGCTCTGCTGGCTATCAGCGTGTCCATGGGGCTGAACTGCGGCTACCCCATCAACCCTGCCCGAGACCTGGGCCCGCGTGTCTTCACCTTCGTCGCCGGCTGGGGCATGGAGGTGTTCAG CACTGCAAATTACTGGTGGTGGATCCCTGTGGCAGGGCCAATGGGTGGGGGCGTGGCTGGGGCCCTCATCTACTTCCTGTTTGTCAAAATGCACCACTCCCATGCCGAGAAGCCACACGAGGAgcttgaggaagaggaggaggaggaggatgaggaagaggatgacaaCAGCCTGAAGGACAA GGACCAGCTCTTTTCTCAGACTGTCAATGAGAGGCCATTTGAATCAGACTTTGACGGAGTTTTCAGCAAAAATTATGACCTTTATGATAACCTAGCGGACAAGTGTTAG